The proteins below are encoded in one region of Acanthochromis polyacanthus isolate Apoly-LR-REF ecotype Palm Island chromosome 4, KAUST_Apoly_ChrSc, whole genome shotgun sequence:
- the ccn1 gene encoding CCN family member 1, producing MLMLTVVIFLGSLNLVLSSSISSCPSVCECPLEMPKCAPGVSVVLDGCGCCKVCARQLNEDCSLTEPCDHTKGLECNFGASFAAATTRGICRAKSEGRPCEYNSRIYQNGESFQPNCKHQCTCIDGAVGCVPLCPQELSLPNLGCANPRLVKVAGQCCEEWVCDDGKETDILEKIFGKDTLTDELETDLTNRNELIAIFKGGLKSAAFRPQPEVHMFDSQKCIVQTTPWSQCSKSCGTGISTRVTNNNSECKLVKETRICEVRPCTQSPYSSLKKGKKCSRTKKSSQPVKFTYAGCSSLKKYRPRYCGACVDGRCCSPHDTRTIRVKFRCEDGETFNKNIMMIESCKCTYNCPHANEASYPFYHLSNDIHKFRD from the exons ATGCTGATGCTTACTGTTGTTATCTTCCTTGGAAGCCTCAACCTG gtcctctcctcctccatctcgtCATGCCCCTCCGTGTGTGAGTGTCCGCTGGAGATGCCCAAGTGCGCACCCGGCGTGAGCGTCGTCCTGGACGGCTGCGGCTGCTGCAAAGTTTGCGCCAGGCAGCTGAACGAGGACTGCAGCCTGACCGAGCCTTGTGACCACACTAAAGGGCTGGAGTGTAACTTTGGGGCCAGTTTTGCTGCTGCTACTACTCGTGGCATCTGCCGAG CCAAGTCAGAGGGCAGACCCTGTGAGTACAACAGCAGGATCTACCAGAACGGAGAGAGCTTCCAGCCCAACTGTAAACACCAGTGCACATGCATTGACGGGGCGGTGGGATGCGTCCCGCTGTGCCCTCAGGAGCTCTCCCTGCCCAACCTGGGCTGTGCCAACCCCAGACTAGTGAAGGTAGCAGGCCAGTGCTGCGAAGAGTGGGTGTGTGATGATGGCAAAGAGACAGACATCCTCGAGAAGATCTTTGGCAAAGACACACTGACTGATGAGTTGGAGACAGACCTCACCAACAGGAATGAACTCATTGCAATCTTTAAAGGAGGACTCAAGTCTGCTG CGTTCAGACCACAGCCTGAAGTCCACATGTTTGACAGCCAGAAGTGCATCGTCCAAACCACGCCCTGGTCTCAGTGCTCCAAGAGCTGTGGAACCGGCATCTCCACCAGAGTCACCAATAACAACAGCGAGTGCAAGCTGGTCAAGGAGACACGAATCTGTGAAGTGCGGCCATGCACCCAGTCACCTTATTCCAGCCTCAAG aaaggaaagaaatgCAGTAGAACCAAGAAATCCAGCCAGCCGGTGAAGTTCACCTACGCTGGCTGCTCCAGCCTGAAGAAGTACAGGCCCAGGTACTGCGGAGCCTGCGTGGATGGCCGCTGCTGCAGCCCCCACGACACCAGAACCATCCGCGTCAAGTTCCGCTGCGAGGATGGCGAGACCTTCAACAAGAACATCATGATGATCGAGTCCTGCAAGTGCACCTACAACTGTCCCCATGCCAACGAAGCCTCCTACCCCTTCTACCACCTCTCCAATGACATCCACAAGTTCAGAGACTGA